Proteins encoded in a region of the Loxodonta africana isolate mLoxAfr1 chromosome 22, mLoxAfr1.hap2, whole genome shotgun sequence genome:
- the PCBP4 gene encoding poly(rC)-binding protein 4 isoform X2: protein MSSSDAGLEEEPELSITLTLRMLMHGKEVGSIIGKKGETVKRIREQSSARITISEGSCPERITTITGSTAAVFHAVSMIAFKLDEDLCAAPANGGNISRPPVTLRLVIPASQCGSLIGKAGTKIKEIRETTGAQVQVAGDLLPNSTERAVTVSGVPDAIILCVRQICAVILESPPKGATIPYHPSLSLGTVLLSANQGFSVQGQYGAVTPAEVTKLQQLSGHTVPFASPSVVAGLDPSTQTSSQEFLVPNDLIGCVIGRQGSKISEIRQMSGAHIKIGNQAEGAGERHVTITGSPVSIALAQYLITACTHGQQRYSLR, encoded by the exons ATGAGCAGCTCAGATGCGGGGCTGGAGGAGGAGCCGGAGCTCAGCATCACACTCACGCTGCGGATGCTGATGCATGGGAAG GAGGTGGGCAGCATAATCGGGAAG AAGGGAGAGACTGTAAAACGAATCCGGGAGCAG AGCAGCGCCCGGATCACCATCTCCGAGGGCTCCTGTCCCGAGCGCATCACCACCATCACAGGGTCTACAGCGGCAGTCTTCCATGCCGTGTCCATGATCGCCTTCAAGCTAGATGAG GACCTTTGCGCGGCCCCCGCAAACGGTGGGAACATATCCAGGCCTCCGGTGACCCTGCGCCTTGTCATCCCCGCTAGCCAGTGTGGCTCACTGATTGGGAAGGCTGGCACCAAGATCAAGGAGATCCGGGAG ACCACAGGTGCCCAGGTGCAGGTGGCAGGGGACCTGCTCCCCAACTCCACGGAGCGTGCTGTCACTGTGTCTGGGGTGCCTGACGCCATCATCCTGTGTGTGCGCCAGATCTGCGCTGTTATCCTGGAG TCCCCACCCAAAGGAGCCACAATCCCGTATCATCCAAGCCTCTCCCTAGGCACTGTCCTTCTCTCTGCTAACCAG GGCTTCTCTGTCCAGGGCCAGTATGGGGCTGTGACCCCAGCTGAG GTCACCAAGCTCCAGCAGCTCTCAGGGCACACGGTCCCCTTTGCCTCACCCAGTGTAGTAGCAG GACTGGATCCCAGCACGCAGACCAGCTCGCAGGAATTCTTGGTTCCCAATGAT CTGATCGGCTGCGTGATCGGGCGCCAGGGCAGCAAGATCAGTGAGATCCGACAGATGTCAGGTGCACATATCAAGATTGGGAACCAAGCGGAGGGTGCCGGTGAGCGGCATGTGACCATCACTGGCTCCCCAGTCTCCATCGCCCTGGCCCAATACCTCATCACTGCCTG
- the PCBP4 gene encoding poly(rC)-binding protein 4 isoform X1 has translation MSSSDAGLEEEPELSITLTLRMLMHGKEVGSIIGKKGETVKRIREQSSARITISEGSCPERITTITGSTAAVFHAVSMIAFKLDEDLCAAPANGGNISRPPVTLRLVIPASQCGSLIGKAGTKIKEIRETTGAQVQVAGDLLPNSTERAVTVSGVPDAIILCVRQICAVILESPPKGATIPYHPSLSLGTVLLSANQGFSVQGQYGAVTPAEVTKLQQLSGHTVPFASPSVVAGLDPSTQTSSQEFLVPNDLIGCVIGRQGSKISEIRQMSGAHIKIGNQAEGAGERHVTITGSPVSIALAQYLITACLETAKSTSGGTPGSAPADLPAPFSPPLTALPTAPPGLLGTPYAISLSNFIGLKPVPFLALPPASPGPPPGLAAYTAKMAAANGSKKAERQKFSPY, from the exons ATGAGCAGCTCAGATGCGGGGCTGGAGGAGGAGCCGGAGCTCAGCATCACACTCACGCTGCGGATGCTGATGCATGGGAAG GAGGTGGGCAGCATAATCGGGAAG AAGGGAGAGACTGTAAAACGAATCCGGGAGCAG AGCAGCGCCCGGATCACCATCTCCGAGGGCTCCTGTCCCGAGCGCATCACCACCATCACAGGGTCTACAGCGGCAGTCTTCCATGCCGTGTCCATGATCGCCTTCAAGCTAGATGAG GACCTTTGCGCGGCCCCCGCAAACGGTGGGAACATATCCAGGCCTCCGGTGACCCTGCGCCTTGTCATCCCCGCTAGCCAGTGTGGCTCACTGATTGGGAAGGCTGGCACCAAGATCAAGGAGATCCGGGAG ACCACAGGTGCCCAGGTGCAGGTGGCAGGGGACCTGCTCCCCAACTCCACGGAGCGTGCTGTCACTGTGTCTGGGGTGCCTGACGCCATCATCCTGTGTGTGCGCCAGATCTGCGCTGTTATCCTGGAG TCCCCACCCAAAGGAGCCACAATCCCGTATCATCCAAGCCTCTCCCTAGGCACTGTCCTTCTCTCTGCTAACCAG GGCTTCTCTGTCCAGGGCCAGTATGGGGCTGTGACCCCAGCTGAG GTCACCAAGCTCCAGCAGCTCTCAGGGCACACGGTCCCCTTTGCCTCACCCAGTGTAGTAGCAG GACTGGATCCCAGCACGCAGACCAGCTCGCAGGAATTCTTGGTTCCCAATGAT CTGATCGGCTGCGTGATCGGGCGCCAGGGCAGCAAGATCAGTGAGATCCGACAGATGTCAGGTGCACATATCAAGATTGGGAACCAAGCGGAGGGTGCCGGTGAGCGGCATGTGACCATCACTGGCTCCCCAGTCTCCATCGCCCTGGCCCAATACCTCATCACTGCCTG TCTAGAGACGGCCAAGTCTACCTCTGGGGGGACACCCGGCTCGGCCCCTGCAGACCTGCCCGCCCCCTTCTCGCCACCCCTGACGGCCCTACCCACGGCTCCCCCAGGCCTGCTGGGCACACCCTATGCCATCTCCCTCTCCAACTTCATCGGCCTCAAGCCAGTGCCCTTCTTGGCTCTGCCACCTGCCTCCCCCGGGCCACCTCCGGGCCTGGCGGCCTACACTGCCAAGATGGCAGCAGCCAATGGGAGCAAGAAAGCCGAGCGGCAGAAATTCTCCCCCTACTGA
- the GPR62 gene encoding G-protein coupled receptor 62: MANTTGLNATEVAGSVGLVLAAFVEAATLLGNSALLAVVLRTPGLCDALYLVHLCVVDLLAAASIMPLGLLAAPPPGLGRVRLGPAPCRVARFLSAALLPACTLGVAALGLARYRLIVHPLRPGARPQPALVLAVLWAAAGLLGALSLLGPPPAPPPAPALCSVLAGGLGPFRPLWALLAFALPAFLLLGAYGSIFLVARRAALRPPRPLRSARGSRLRSDSLDSRLSILPPLRPRLPWGKAALAPALAVGQFAACWLPYFCACLAPAARAASAEAAVTWVAYSAFAAHPFLYGLLQRPVRRAVGRLARRVLPRPPRTCALQAWHPRALLQLLQGHPDGPALGPSEVPEQPPELEREGRLSMPEAT; the protein is encoded by the coding sequence ATGGCCAACACCACAGGGCTGAACGCCACAGAAGTCGCAGGCTCGGTGGGGCTGGTCCTGGCGGCCTTCGTGGAGGCGGCGACATTGTTGGGCAACAGCGCATTGCTGGCCGTGGTGCTGCGCACGCCAGGGCTGTGCGACGCCCTCTATCTGGTGCACCTCTGCGTCGTGGACCTGCTGGCAGCCGCCTCCATCATGCCCCTGGGCCTGCTGGCCGCGCCTCCGCCGGGGTTAGGCCGCGTGCGCCTGGGCCCCGCGCCATGCCGCGTTGCGCGCTTCCTCTCCGCTGCGCTGCTGCCGGCTTGCACTCTCGGCGTGGCCGCACTAGGCCTAGCGCGCTACCGCCTCATCGTGCACCCGCTGAGGCCCGGCGCGCGGCCACAGCCCGCGCTCGTGCTCGCCGTCCTGTGGGCCGCGGCCGGGCTGCTGGGCGCGCTCTCGTTGCTCGGGCCGCCGCCCGCACCGCCCCCTGCTCCTGCGCTCTGCTCGGTCCTGGCTGGTGGTCTCGGGCCCTTCCGACCACTCTGGGCGCTGCTGGCCTTCGCGCTGCCCGCCTTCCTGCTGCTTGGCGCCTACGGCAGCATCTTCCTTGTGGCCCGCCGCGCCGCCCTGCGCCCCCCGCGGCCCCTGCGGTCCGCGCGAGGGTCCCGGCTGCGCTCCGACTCTCTAGACAGCCGCCTCTCCATCCTGCCACCCCTACGGCCTCGCCTGCCCTGGGGCAAGGCGGCCCTGGCCCCAGCACTGGCCGTGGGCCAATTCGCAGCCTGCTGGCTGCCCTATTTCTGTGCGTGCCTGGCACCTGCAGCGCGAGCCGCATCTGCCGAGGCTGCAGTCACCTGGGTGGCCTATTCTGCCTTCGCAGCTCACCCATTCCTGTATGGCCTGCTGCAGCGCCCTGTGCGCAGAGCAGTAGGCCGTCTCGCCCGACGTGTGCTGCCCAGACCCCCAAGGACCTGTGCACTGCAGGCCTGGCATCCTCGAGCTCTCCTGCAGCTTCTCCAGGGACACCCGGACGGCCCTGCCCTAGGCCCTTCTGAGGTCCCAGAACAGCCCCCAGAGTTGGAGAGAGAGGGGAGGCTGAGTATGCCAGAGGCCACCTGA